Proteins encoded together in one Falco biarmicus isolate bFalBia1 chromosome 4, bFalBia1.pri, whole genome shotgun sequence window:
- the AIMP2 gene encoding aminoacyl tRNA synthase complex-interacting multifunctional protein 2 produces MPMYRLRPFHRVGGEVLAEQLPTCMYRLPSLHRRPSPAASPPPQEEVDPSLQALESRQEEILKRLYELKSAVDGLSKMIQTPDADFDVTNIIQTDEGSPLTANGADLDLMLGKDYGALKDVVINANPSLPPLSLLVLHSLLCERFKILSAVHTHSSVKSVPENLMKCFGEQTTKQPRHEYQLGFTLIWKDVPKPQMKFSVQTMCPIEGEGNIARFLFSLFGQKYNAVTSTLIDSWVDTAIFQLKEGSSKEKGAVLRSMNAALGKTAWLVGNELTVADIVAWCALQQTGSANAAPANVQKWMKSCENLAPFGSVMKLLK; encoded by the exons ATGCCCATGTACCGGCTGAGGCCCTTCCACAGGGTGGGCGGGGAGGTGCTGGCGGAGCAGCTGCCCACCTGCATGTACCGCCTGCCCAGCCTGCACCGCCGCCCCTCACCCGCAgcctcgccgccgccgcag GAAGAAGTTGACCCATCACTTCAAGCACTTGAATCCCGCCAGGAAGAGATTCTAAAACGCTTGTATGAACTGAAGAGTGCTGTCGATGGTCTCTCAAAGATGATCCAAACCCCAGATGCTGATTTTGATGTAACTAATATCATTCAAACCGATGAAGGTTCCCCTTTGACAGCAAATGGAGCAGACTTAGATTTGATGCTTGGGAAG GATTATGGTGCCCTGAAAGATGTTGTAATCAACGCCAACCCTTCTCTACCTCCACTATCATTACTAGTACTGCACAGTCTGCTTTGTGAACGCTTTAAAATACTATCAGCAGTTCACACGCATTCATCTGTGAAAAGTGTGCCAGAAAACCTCATGAAATGCTTTGGAGAGCAGACTACGAAGCAGCCACGTCATGAGTATCAGTTGGGCTTTACTCTTATTTGGAAGGATG ttCCAAAACCCCAGATGAAGTTTAGCGTTCAAACAATGTGCCCTATTGAAGGAGAAGGGAACATCGCTagatttctcttttccctgtttgGCCAGAAGTACAACGCAGTTACTTCAACTTTGATTGACAGCTGGGTCGATACCGCCATCTTCCAGCTAAAAGAAGGTAGCAGTAAGGAAAAAGGAGCAGTCTTGCGCTCTATGAATGCTGCTCTGGGCAAGACAGCGTGGCTGGTGGGAAATGAACTCACCGTAGCAGACATTGTTGCGTGGTGTGCGCTTCAGCAGACAGGTAGTGCAAATGCTGCCCCAGCCAATGTGCAAAAATGGATGAAGTCATGTGAGAACTTGGCACCTTTTGGCTCTGTTATGAAGCTACTGAAGTAA